GTTTTCAGCTATATCTTTCTCTGTAAGTAATTCTTTTTGGGTTTCGTTGTTTCCTTGAATCATTTGTTCaagttgctttttttgttgtgaAAGATTTTTTGTCTCTTCTTCTAAatcattaacttttaatttgaattcaTTTATAACGCTTTTGTACTCAGAGTTTTGCTGATTCAAGATATCCCCGTGTTGTTTAGCTTCATTCagtttattttgaatatcttGCACGTGTTCTGATTGAGCCgaaagatctttttttaacGATCGATTTTCATTCACTAACTTTCCACAGATTTCATCGACATATATTGACTTTTCTTTCCATGTATTGGCATCATCTTGAGTTTCTCTTAAGTTTGATTCAATTGTATCAAGATTCAGgctttgtttttgatttttgttttcaaggTCCTCGTTACGTGACATAAGTTCCTGGCATTCTTTTTGAATCATCTCTACGTTGTGCTTCCAGTAATCAACCTCGCGttgagaatttttaagtttttctaataaGTCTTCATGATATCTATCCTGAACTTTTACTTTTTCCTCGAGCATTTCGcgttcttttattaaaacagaACAATGTTCTCCAAGACTTTCAGCACtgttattcaatttatttaattctctcTTGTAATGCAATTCTGTCACCTCGCTGGCATTTCTTTTAGCCTGGACCTCACGAATTTTTCGGCGATTTTCCAAAATTTCATGTTCTAACGTTTCATTTTTTGCGACTACctttctaaaaaaagttgtttttttattgttatttattacatatttcataaacctacttttttatttagtaacttattctttttttattcaacccAACCCCTTACTTTAGAAATgttaactaataagaaaaaaattaaaacctgtATGACTCTTCTGCCCTCTCTTGTTTTCTTTGTGCAAGTTTCAAGTCATCTTCTAACTTTCTTATTTCTATCTTTTTATCAAGAACCTCAGAATTAAGCCTTACTATTTCAGTCCTTAGGTCCTCTGCGCTGGCTTCAACTTTCAGATTACGCTCTTTGGTTAATCGTATTTCTTGATTGAATTTGTTcattagttcttttttttctaattcaaacCTCCTTCTTTCTTCAGCCCAAATTGAAATTGCTCCAACTACATTTGAAGAAGGCGCGGGTGGTGGTTTAAAAGGAATTGGCGTTGTTGGCAGTGATGCCGTTCTATTCCTTGAAGTACTCTCCATTTCTGATGAACTTTGTACAATGGAGAAGTAGCCAGGCTGTGGAAGTTTTAGTTCCATTAATGCAGAAGAAGTagaaaatggttttgtttttcttcCCATTGTGTTAGAATCACTCGTATTATCAAAAAAGTTACCCGAGTCGTTCaaagtattttctttttcaaaattttgaatagaATCTCGAAGCTCttgaattaaaatatctttttgccTAAGTGCTTCTAATGCatctaaatattcttttttaaaaacaataacttcaCTCGGTTGCTCATTTATATCATCATTAGTTTTTGATTCAATAACTGcatttgttgtttgttttaaaaaatctgtatcacggtaaacatttaaaactgcgtttttatttgaaaagtcTCTTGTGTCTGAAGAAATATCAAAACTGGAGCTTATAGTATCAGGATGAAGATGTTCACTTAAAACATTTGTTGTAGGTAATTTCTTTGTAGTAATTATATCGTTTGTgcagttattatataaattagtgaCATCCAACGGAGCAGTACTTTTTTCCTTTGTTGCCTCTTTGCCTACTTTTTGCTCTTTTTGCAATTGAATATGAAGGTttaatttatctatattttCTTGTTGGCTATCAACAAGGTCTCTAAGGTTTTTACAATTGACTTCTAATTCATAAATTTCACGATTTTTTTCGTCTAACTCTGAATATAACTCTATAAGAAGGCTTTTATTTTGGTTCTCGCTAAGTTTATCGAACTCTTTTTGGAGCTTTTCAACGCATATTTCTAATTCATCAACAATCAGTTCCTTTTGTTCTAACTTACTTTGGAGTTCAAGAACCTGAGATTCTTGTTTTCGTTTATCTTCGTCAAACGTTTGATTATTTTGGttgattttttcttgtaaatcaGCTATTAATATTTCTTGTTCAGCCAATTCACCAAATAAATCATTAacacaattttctttttgatttaactCACTACCTAATTCTTTTACAAACTTATCTTTTTGGGATACCTCgttaattaaatctttaacaataTCGTCTTTTTGTCTTACCTCGATGACTAATTCCTTAACAGCTTTGTCTTTTTGGGCTGTCTCGGTGGCTAGTTCATCCACTAACTTATTCTTTAGTGCTAGAGTTTCGCTCAATTCAGTAAacagattatttttttgttctacttccaatttcaaatcttttattaaagCACCATTTTTGTGAATTTCTTTTGTGAGCTgcaatttttcttcatttagtTGAGCTATATTTTGTTCGTAAAGATTGACAGATTTCTTTAAGTCATTCAATTCTTCCAAAACAACGTTGAATTGCACTTCACACTGACGCTTTTGATTTGAAAGAATATCGATTCGCTGGTCTCTTTCACTTAATAAATTCTTCATTGAATCAATTGAATTCGTTAATGTTTTCAATTCACTAGAGAGTTTTTGAttcgttttttgaaaataataattttcaacatCATGAGCTGATTCATCCTTCCAATTGAATGTTTGCACTAAATGAAGCTCGCTAGTTTCAGCTTCTTTTTCAAGATTTAGAACTGCGCATTCATTTGTGAATGTAGTTTCTTTTTTCGTATCAGGCATTTCGCAAACAATTACTTGATTGTTAGTGTGCAAATTAGAAACACTTTCACATAACttcttttgtaaaataataatttctttttgcaAGCGATTTCTTTGCATTTCACAACTTTCGAATTTTTTAACTACACTTGTGTATTGCGTTTTTGATTCTTCCATCTGGATTTTCATCGCTATCATATCATTTTCCAAAGTACTTATTTGTTCTCGCAGATGTTCtgcttcttttttacttttgtttcttTGTTCATCACCTAGTTCACAACTTTTACGCAATGTTTCAATGGTTTTGTAGGCTATGTCGAGTTCCTGCTCTAGTTCGCATTTTATGCGAGTATGACTTAATACTTCATTTTCTAATCTTTCTAATCTTGATTTAGCATGATTTGTCTCGTTAATTAATCTTCCACTCGCGTCTTTTTCTCTTTCTAATACTGtttctaaatcttttattttaatttcaagagCATTCTTAGAATTAACAATAGAGTCAAAGTCTGTTTGTTTATCGTTTATCTCTTGTTGAAGTCTGAATTCGCGTTTGATCTGTTCGTTAATTTTGTTAAGAAGATCTTTTATcttgcaatttaatttttcaatggtcattttttttaagccaTCTTCATAGAGAAGATTATCAGTTGTAAGTGTCTGTGTTTGAAGCTCGTGGCGAGCAGTTTCCAGATCTTGTTTCAAACTTGAATTTTCGTTGGTTAGATTTCTAAGTATCAagttatttatgtatatatagtatattaaacatatatagtataattattactttgatttttttttaaatacaaaatatttgtccccatttaaattaaataaaaatagtttacctAGTTTTCAAGTCATTATCTTTTATTGATGCTTCATTTTGCAGTTTTAAACGATTGAAGCTTTCTTCGATTTGCTTGGTGTACATGGTTTGttcaataaacattttatgCTCGGTACTTATGTTCGACTCAAGCTgttcgatttttttttgtttttcagccAAGTGAAggtctaattttttcaaaacgtttCTAAGCTCgaagttttctttttcaaaatcagtACGTTCTTTTTCTAATCGACAGCACTCCGATTGCAACGTTGCTTGTTTTTGTAGTAGTTCGTTGTATAACTTACTTCTATCAGCTGTAATAGATTTATATTCTGACTTGAGCAAACTATTTTCTGTAGATAGTTTGTTTAAAGTTTCTGCTTGCAAATGCAAATCGTGATGATACTTCTCACATAAGCTTTTGTAATGTTCACTTTGAGCAGAAAATTTCTGGATTTCTTCATCTTTCTGCTGCATTACTTTTGTGTCATCAGCTAAATAGATTAACATAATACTTAACTAAATAATTaccataaaaatacattaacaataaaacaataaattaactATTGACTAAATGAGTCTTGAAAATAATTAGTTGGTGGTTTTGAAGTATGAGTTTTTCTACTTGATTTTAGTTTAAAGGAAACAAACGTATTTAATCGGAAAGCTAAATGGTGTCCAAAAAGCACGTGAAAGCTTTCGCTTTTGTTAAAGTTTCTCAACCTTATTGTAAACTACATATCTGTATGATACATATCATACATATTGTAAATCTACATATTTCCTTTGCCTAAAGTAAGATATAACGGATACGATAGGGTAGTgtcggttttttaaaaaaagcaacattatttATGCAATTTAATGTCATCTTATATAAAGTACTTACATAGCAATTTTAAGTATTGGTTCTCTTCTGCCAAATTGCGCAGTTCATTTTCTAAATGTGGTATGGCGtcattttcaaaagaaattttcttCCTCAGTTCATTATTTTCAGCTATAATTTTGACAAGTTCAGAATCACAGTGTTTATTCTGTGTCTTAAGTCGCTCAATTTCCGTAACAAGCAGCTTGCCATTCTCAGTTAACTTGCGTATAACTTTATCTTTATGTAAATTTTCGCATCTGTAACGAATTTTTTCTTCCTCATAGCGAAAAAAGTCTTCTTTAATCTTTCTTAAGTCTTCCGTAAGtccctttttttctttatcaacctaaattattaaacaagttttcaaaaatatctttagcaTTCTAAATTTCAAACTAAAAACCTTTTACCAAATATGATCTAAAAGACGACAAACCTtataaatttaatgcaaaaaataaatgacGAACCTGATTAAAATATTGTAGAAGTGTCGTTCTAAATCTCTCTTCCATTATACACTTAAAATCATGCATAAGGCAAGCACTGTTGAAGCTATTTATATACTCCTTGTCTTATTATTGttgtatatttataagtaattagtAATCTTAATTAATTgacatattataaaaactttgtcatttgataaaatcattattgcCAACAAATAAAGCAAGTTGGTATTTCCATTTTAAAACCATTGATTTTCATAAACACTTGTTTCGATTCAAAAAACGTTTCCAGAGCAATTCTCTCCTCAAATTTTGTTAGTGGAAGTTGAGACAATTGtctgaaatataaataatagtcTCATACGTTGGTTGATCATCAATTCGTTAAACggttttaaataatacattcaaatataaatataaaataaataatttatttaaactaatcttataaatttatttcaaactttagtACGAACACAAAAACTTGAAGTTGATTTagttattatcaatttaaagtGAATATTACACAAACCGGGTTTAACTTGTTACCACCATTCTTATGCTATAATCGATTGATACCAAAATTCagaggaaaaaaaattgcttgcaatttaaaaaataaatgttggcAAATTTAAACAGTAGTTGGCAAATTTGAACCTTTAGTTGGCAAAAACAGATACGTCACCCCCTCCTCCATGTAAGTTCTCTTCGGGGCGCCCCTGTCAGTGTATTACGCTGTTGTTGTTTGAAGTGTAATATTGTGCATTATAAACTGTATGcattatattatcaaaaaaaaattggagcTTGGTATTAGTTGAGAAAAAAGGAAGGTGAAAAAATGTTATGAGCAATACCGattgattttaaatacttcTAACCTCAAATAgattctttacaataaaattgtttagctTTCCGTCATTATTCTTTTATACCAGATCAAATTTGAAGTATTCAAAATAATGAAACGCtgtaataattttaagaataaaaaataaataaataaaaataaaaagttaaagaatgttagaaaagcaatttttagtgagatttaaaaaactttttgttatttttttctgaaataatttaattaatacaaTTCAAATGaagaatataaattgtataataataataaagaattgaaacaagataatattttagATTCAATCCCctaccatttaaaaatttacaaataaaaaaacgcaataataacaaaacatgTTAACGTCTTATGTGCAGTGCtgaattatttatgtaaaactgaaagcgttaattaaaaatataaataaacaacaatagctataaataaacaacaatagcAATACTGctcttatttatttcttaataaaaaataaagcagaatattaaagtaaacaaattcaaaaatttatgtttaccTTTCCaccattttgaattaaaataacaCTCAATGAATGCGCACAAGCGTTCCGTTAAACGAGATTCTACACATCTTCTGAACAGACGCAgagaattttatatttgataccaTAGTTGGAGcaacaaagttttttcaattcattttcaAGTAAACGTAACAAGTATCCacaactgaaaaaattatttatttattattattattatttttttttattattatttttttttacgataGATTTCATACGAAAACAAGATGACTTGAAACGTTGGTATTCTAAATATCTTGTTCTTTAAAACGAGTGTGTAAAAAATGGTCAGTTTAAGCAACAAGGATATGATTGAAACATACTTACAAGCCAGCGATACGGTTTGGTACCAATGTTATTTGAAGCTTTGATTTAGAGGTTTTATAACTCCGTGTATCTATCGAATTTCAAATATCTGTTTATGAAATATATTGTTcgtaaaaaatcttatattaccAAAATACAATGAAAACTAATAACAAGACCCATTCCTAAAAagattcattaaaaagttttttttttaagttataaagagtttatttttcttatatattatatcaaatatatcGTGCAGCCCTAGTTTAAAATGTGCAAGGTATATGGCAATTTAAACTATCGTTATGAAGCTTTCGCTTTCTcaaaattctatatatatatatatatatatatatatatatatatatatatatatatatatatatatatatatatatatatatatataattagtaaaaaacacttatctaacttTTATCTTCGACTTGAAGTTTCACCATTGCTGGATCATCAGGAagagtgatatatatatatatatatatatatatatatatatatatatatatatatatatatatatatatatatatatatatatatatatatatatatatatatatatatatatatatatatatatatatatatatatgtatatatatatatatatatatatatatatatatatataactatatatatatatatatatatatatatatatatatatatatatatatatatatatatatatatatatatatatatatatatatatatatatatatatttacacagtggttttcataaatttagacacactcatttttttttacatatatgtaagaaaatacttaaaataaaaataaaataaaagtgctaccgctatgtttgatatataatttaatagagGAAGTGAAACTCTATTATagagtaccttaattttttttacaggacgtttattactcattctataccagttaacacaaaaaaattaattgataagcttgattttattatatttataaatttagacgcacaatcaaaaaagtcttatatcttgttaattgattgttaattagtagttttttatccatatttctcattaatagacctaaattaattgatttttgtcaaaaaaaaccatatatataaatatgacttacctggaattagttaatcattatttaataaataaacaaaagttaagttagttttgcactaaaaagacgcgaaaaatgggcaaaagacgtatccctcaaggtgaaagatggcaaattattgctcacatcaaagaaggaaccaaaagtaataaagaaatcGCCAGGTTAATTGAAGTTTCTGAGAAATGCGTTTGGACAACGAAGCAAAACTTTCTTTATGGTGGTGTCATCGAGAAAACGAGGCCAGGTAGACCTTTGTCAACCACCAGAAAGGACGATAGTGCCTtttttagagctgtcagagctaatccaagaattagttacaaagaatCGACCACATAATTCAATACAAcgcgaaatacatctatttctcaaagcacagtccaccaaatacttatcaaatacaagattggagtctacTCTGCTTTGAAGTAACCGCTCCtgcgtccatatgataaacaaaggagactaaaatAGTGTCATGAAAGAAGGTATTAGACAATAGAACAATGGAAAAACATTGTGTGGAGAgatgagagtaactttgagcttatcaatcgcaaatctaacataacagtcaaaagaatggctcacgaaaagcattacgccaggtacattagaccGACTGTACAAAGTGGAAGAGGCTTGATAGGATTCTGGtcatgcttcaattacaaaggtgttggtatgtgccaaacCATTCTCCGTCCTTAAGGAGACCTGGTATAGGGTCCCAGAAGCGATGtgcaaaaatcttgttgagtctatgcctagaagagtttttagttgtattaaagcaaaaggcggatacacaaaatattgattggttcataaattacgcctcCTAATGtattgtgcgtctaaatttatgaatattttttttgtcttattattttaataccatgtaattgtacctaattattacttagtatttgtatttttttgtaaatttttttaaattttttattctgtatgtatttatctaataaatagaaaaaaaaattaaccgaaatcttttttcgctattgttttatcgttaaaaaactgaaaatttctattctcaaatatgagtgcgtctaaatttatgaaaacctcTGTATATATTAGTgtaatgacttttttacaaCCTTGCTTCCCTGTGTGACAGTTTAATGAGCTTTCATTAaagattagataaaattttactttcaaggtggtttaaataaaatacgcacaaaataatttcaaaattttatttattagcttttttgcctaatttttaAGGTCCTTTAAGCCGATACAAAATTGAATACAAACTTCAGAGTGAcat
This Hydra vulgaris chromosome 04, alternate assembly HydraT2T_AEP DNA region includes the following protein-coding sequences:
- the LOC100199580 gene encoding putative leucine-rich repeat-containing protein DDB_G0290503 isoform X2, with translation MHDFKCIMEERFRTTLLQYFNQVDKEKKGLTEDLRKIKEDFFRYEEEKIRYRCENLHKDKVIRKLTENGKLLVTEIERLKTQNKHCDSELVKIIAENNELRKKISFENDAIPHLENELRNLAEENQYLKLLSDDTKVMQQKDEEIQKFSAQSEHYKSLCEKYHHDLHLQAETLNKLSTENSLLKSEYKSITADRSKLYNELLQKQATLQSECCRLEKERTDFEKENFELRNVLKKLDLHLAEKQKKIEQLESNISTEHKMFIEQTMYTKQIEESFNRLKLQNEASIKDNDLKTRNLTNENSSLKQDLETARHELQTQTLTTDNLLYEDGLKKMTIEKLNCKIKDLLNKINEQIKREFRLQQEINDKQTDFDSIVNSKNALEIKIKDLETVLEREKDASGRLINETNHAKSRLERLENEVLSHTRIKCELEQELDIAYKTIETLRKSCELGDEQRNKSKKEAEHLREQISTLENDMIAMKIQMEESKTQYTSVVKKFESCEMQRNRLQKEIIILQKKLCESVSNLHTNNQVIVCEMPDTKKETTFTNECAVLNLEKEAETSELHLVQTFNWKDESAHDVENYYFQKTNQKLSSELKTLTNSIDSMKNLLSERDQRIDILSNQKRQCEVQFNVVLEELNDLKKSVNLYEQNIAQLNEEKLQLTKEIHKNGALIKDLKLEVEQKNNLFTELSETLALKNKLVDELATETAQKDKAVKELVIEVRQKDDIVKDLINEVSQKDKFVKELGSELNQKENCVNDLFGELAEQEILIADLQEKINQNNQTFDEDKRKQESQVLELQSKLEQKELIVDELEICVEKLQKEFDKLSENQNKSLLIELYSELDEKNREIYELEVNCKNLRDLVDSQQENIDKLNLHIQLQKEQKVGKEATKEKSTAPLDVTNLYNNCTNDIITTKKLPTTNVLSEHLHPDTISSSFDISSDTRDFSNKNAVLNVYRDTDFLKQTTNAVIESKTNDDINEQPSEVIVFKKEYLDALEALRQKDILIQELRDSIQNFEKENTLNDSGNFFDNTSDSNTMGRKTKPFSTSSALMELKLPQPGYFSIVQSSSEMESTSRNRTASLPTTPIPFKPPPAPSSNVVGAISIWAEERRRFELEKKELMNKFNQEIRLTKERNLKVEASAEDLRTEIVRLNSEVLDKKIEIRKLEDDLKLAQRKQERAEESYRKVVAKNETLEHEILENRRKIREVQAKRNASEVTELHYKRELNKLNNSAESLGEHCSVLIKEREMLEEKVKVQDRYHEDLLEKLKNSQREVDYWKHNVEMIQKECQELMSRNEDLENKNQKQSLNLDTIESNLRETQDDANTWKEKSIYVDEICGKLVNENRSLKKDLSAQSEHVQDIQNKLNEAKQHGDILNQQNSEYKSVINEFKLKVNDLEEETKNLSQQKKQLEQMIQGNNETQKELLTEKDIAENNSRYLQHKINELSQVVAQKENIISRHKEKEIELTTQLSEITEQLKVKKCALKQTTSNLDNELTNVERLEKLNCDMNKENKKLMNELLALKEKIQEANRENALFKDKIKKLEREQNNLDNMIAKTQKSNSELMESQQVAVEELKSFKNKNSMLEQEIINLKKEKDFLANKLLSGEIEFNKAKENFTRENTELVKELEYTRRSMGEFENILDQGQQDFDELENQLEVYRRENIELDEKLHGALKEHIRLQAELEELKKNCEKQINELETARRERDNEKHQHENLKQLKISLDNQLNERRNREDIFEERLRGYEQLLKSKEETLLCEKKEKETMQVDLIKFQKELIECITRQDETRKDIENKNKEIIEWKIKCDHFQNKITTLSSENVNLKSQFDTLTKNFDETQQKMYRFKVEKEELEQEHRKFSKHVCELELKLEDEQATHVIEKDQLLTELSALKRTTNEKDILNEKHTHHLTNKEKELYNMSQENEKLIEQIKTIEEEREMERQTLYESLEMWKDKANAIEVEMSAEITQLRATIDAMDHSNKNDASLIQATVQENKSLKSKMEEDKQRKKQNEMDIDSLKYDIVQLQNVVDSLEGRNEELSKQNMQIKDLLLDLEKKKKNIEIEKIKLMEDLNAKEEYIQDLQSDKGLTEKEKLNLTSEHSKLIAEMRSLKEQLINYEEIKTENESLKYDLEAILDERLSMQTQINELSHFRTDNYDLRSRVDRVIDMENENRSLKQDLREKELAYRDNLDKSNRENALLRRQVDNLIKKIQDLELRHVNFARSRPLSGLYFESKNTDIRPKAYSYDNLSEVGIDDFTPIKNATSTPTQDNKQGQASDLSRQPESSVTNTKQKLVEFRVVKTPRDDYLLKNDEAIKIRKFDSSYAHTPEEKLTLNIQSNPFLQRDKSMNSQLPKPINRSPTKSPGQDYLKKAALSFDMRPQSAETIKQDSLVKSPTKTKNGNDYVNKLKANFEKKQDGN